The genome window ATCCAGGCTTGCGTGAAGCTCACCGCGCGCTACATCACCGACCGCCACCTGCCGGACAAGGCCATCGACGCCATGGATGAGAGCGGCAGCCGGGTGCACATCAGCAACATCGTGGTGCCCAAGAGCATCCTCGATGTGGAGCAGAAGATCGAGGACATCAAGGACGAGAAGAACAAGGTGGTGCGCAGCCAGCGTTACGAAGAGGCCGCCAAACTGCGCGACCGCGAACGCCAGTTGCTCGAGGAGCTCGAGAAGGCCAAGAAAGCCTGGGAGGAGGAGAGCAAGACCAATCGCACCACCGTGACCGAAGAGAACGTGGCCGAAGTGGTGGCCATGATGAGCGGCATTCCCGTGCAGCGCATCGCCGAGAAGGAAAGCGGCAAGCTCAAGCGGATGAAGGAGGAGATGCAGGGCAAGGTGATCGGGCAGGAAGAGGCCGTGGCCAAAGTGGTGAAGGCGATCCAGCGGAACCGTGCCGGCCTCAAGGACCCTAACCGCCCCATCGGCTCCTTCATCTTCCTCGGACCCACCGGCGTGGGCAAAACACAGCTCGCCAAGGAGCTCGCTCGCTACCTCTTCGACACCGACGATGCCATGATCCGCATCGATATGAGCGAGTACATGGAGAAGTTCTCCGTGAGCCGCTTGATCGGGGCGCCTCCCGGCTATGTGGGCTACGAGGAAGGCGGACAGCTCACCGAAAAGGTGCGCCGCCGCCCATACTCCATCGTGCTGCTCGATGAGATCGAGAAAGCGCACCCCGACGTGTTCAATCTGCTGCTGCAGGCCCTCGACGATGGCAAGATGACCGATAGCCTCGGGCGCCACATCGACTTCAAGAACGCCATCATCATCATGACCTCGAACATCGGTGCGCGCGACCTGAGCGACTACGGCAAAGGCGTGGGCTTCGGCACCAGCGCCAAGACCGCCGGCCAGGACGAGGCCAACCGGGGCATCATCGAGAAGGCGCTCCGCAAGGCCTTCGCGCCGGAGTTCCTCAACCGCATCGATGACATCATCATGTTCAACTCGCTCAAGCGCGAGGACATCCACAAGATCATCGACATCGAGCTGGGCCACCTCTACAAGCGCATCAGCGAGCTGGGCTACGACCTCAAGCTGACAGATGAGGCCAAGGACTTCCTTGCCGAGAAGGGCTACGACGAGAAGTTCGGGGCACGGCCGCTGAAGCGCGCCATCCAGAAATTCATCGAGGATCCCATGGCCGAGGAGATCATCAACCAGGGCGTGGAGGAAGGCGATAAGCTTTCCATTGGCCTGAACAAGGAGAAGACCGATGTCGCCATCAAGGTGACCAAGGGCAAGAAGAAGATCGCCAAGGGTGACGGCGACGAGACCAAGGAATTGCCGCCCTCAGAGTGAACGCATCGGGAATCCGGAATCGAGCGGCCCCAATTCGGGCCGCTCGTCGTTTCGTCGTCATGCCCAATTGATCAGCGGCCACTTGCGCCGCTGATTCACGTTCCAAATGCCGATCTGTGCGCCACGCAGGCGCTTCGCTTGGTTGTAAATACCGACCTGAATCCCGTAACCGTGAACGGTTCTATTGATCGCGCTCACCTGAACGCCATGGAGCACCACCGCTGAGTTGCGGATGAATGAGGCTTGCAGCCCTGATGCACGAAAGGCGAAATTGACATGGCACGCAGCCTGTACCCCGCTCATCAGGTCGACTTGATTGATCGCGAATGCAGCTGATAGTCCATTCACCTGTCGTTGATACACCCCGCCCCCATTCATGCTCAAACCATGCACGGCGCAATCGCACACGGCGCCAAGCGGAGATACGCTCATGCCGTAGATGCGCTCGCTCAGCGGATCATTGAGCCGCCGCCCCCACTCCACCGAGTCGCGAGCCGTGGCTTCACGCGGGGCCAGGAGAAGGAATAGTCCGACACCAAGGGCTTCGGCATGCACGCCAATGGTCATAACGTGACGAGGTGTCTCGCGAACCGTTCCCAGTCCCATATTCAGACCTACAGTGGTGGTGCGCTTCTGATGAAAGGTCCAAATGGGAAGGCGCACGCGCTGCTCCAGTGAATCTTGCCCGAAAGCCATGAAAAAAGCCAAGGATGACCAGCCATGTGAGGAATGCACGCATGAGGTGCAAAGTACCTAGCATCGCGTGTTACCGATTCTCTCGGCAAGGATGCCCGGCTATCCTCTCGCTCGAGCTATTGCTTCACGATGCGCGTGCCGCCCAAGGCTTGGCTAGCGCTGAGCACCGAGAGCAAGTAGGCGCCTTCGCCCCATTCAGCGGCATCGATCACGAAGCGCTCGCTCTGTATGCGGCCTGCGGCAACGAGCCTTCCGGTCACATCGCGCGCTTCCCAGAGATCAGCGGCATTCAAGGCCTCAGGCAAGGTCACCGAGAAGATGTCGATCGAGGGGTTTGGGGCCACTTCGGGTGAAGGCATGGGGCGCTCATCCACACCGATGGTCGCGCAAGGGTTATTGCTGCCATTGAGCGCGGTGACGTTGAACTCTGGCGCGAGCCAGTTCTTGAGTTCCTCAGCGGCCGGGTTCGGATTGCCCGTGCCGAAATGGTAGCTCATCTTGCCGAAGAAATCGGGAGCGGTTGGCGTATCGCAGAAGCTCGATCCGCCGGTTAGGGTACCCACAACACGCTTCGCTGAATTGAAGATGGGCGAGCCCGATGAGCCGCCTTCAGTGACCCCGTGGCCACTCGCCGTTGCCGCCCAGGTCACGCGCCAATGCGTTCCGCTCGGACCTCCCCAAGTGGTGCTCACCGCGGTGCTGGTGAAGGAGCTGATCTTCTTGTAGTCGCCATCAGGGTGGTGGATGCAGACACCGCCTGCGGGCGCGGTGTTGGTCGCATCCCAGCCGGCATAGTACGGGTTCACGGAAGCAGGGATGGCCGAATTGAGTTCCACCAGGGTGAAATCCGATCCGTTGTCCCCGCCATTGTCGTTGCTGTCCGCGCGGCGTGTGCAGCCCACCACATTGAAGCCCGAAACAACGCCCGATCCATCGCAGCTGGGCTGCTGGTAATTCCACCGGAACTGAAAGCTCGAGAAATTGGACGTATTGCTATCCATGGTGCAGTGGTTGGCCGTGAGCACGTAGTTCTTGCAGTCCTGCGCGCTGTTGTTCATCAGCACACCGGTGCAGAAGCCCACTCCTGCGGGGTCAACTACGCGGATCCGCATCACCGAACGCACCTGATCCTGCCAGGTGCTCCCCTCAGGGCAGGCCACATCAACCTGGCACTCGCCGGATAAAAGGCCCTCCATGCGATAGGCGTGGGCCATGCTCCGCAGGTCGAAGGAGCCTTCCCCTCTCACTGATGCAGGCTCATGGTATTCGATCACGCAAGCATCGCCCATGATGCGGTCGGTGCTGAGCAGCCCATCGCGGACATGCGCCGAGGTGTAGCCGCCGAACCACGTGCTGCCATCCGCTGCGAGCATATGCAGTTGCGAGCCAGCAGGCAGATTCACGCTCTCGAAGAAGAGTTCTGTAGCCAATGCCCCTGGCGACTCCACCCGAAGGCGCCAGATCCGATCCCCGCCAGGCAGTTCGGTCCACGAGCCATGCGTATGCAACGCCGCTGCGCAATCCACGAAGCGGCCATAGAGCGGCACTTTGTTCTCGGCCTCCCGAACCGCATCGGCAGCCGCAGCGGCTCGTTGGTCGAATGGTTCCGCGAAAGCGGTCGGCACGCCCTCAAGAGCGAGGCCCATGCGCAAGCTGAGCGGAACTGCACCGGTGGTTTCCTGGGCTTTGGCCGTATGCACGATTGCGAGGAGGACAGCGTTGATTAGCAGCGGAGCGCGCATGTGTTCTGGGATGAAGAGGGCGAATGTAGGCGGACGGTTGAAGCGCGCGATCCAACTTGCGCCCTTGCCGGGGAAGTCAACGACCAATCGAATGGAGGTGAGCGCTGAACGCTTGGCCAGGCGCCTGCGATGGCCAATGGTCTTCTTGGCCTTGCTGTTCGCTTGGGCGCGTTGGTGGCCCATGGAGCCGCTCTTCGGCGCTCCTACCAGCACCTTGTTGCTCGACCGCGAGGGCGCCCTGCTTGCCGCTAGCGTGGCTGGCGATGGGCAATGGCGCATGCCGGAGCCCGACAGCATCCCACGCCGGTTCGAACGGTGCCTCACCGAATTCGAGGATCGGCGATTCCGGAAGCACTTTGGGATCCGCATTCCTTCGTTGCTGCGCGCTGCGAAACAGAACATCTCTGAAGGTCGGACCGTGAGCGGCGGCAGCACCATCACCATGCAGGTGGCTCGCATGGCGCTCGCGCGGAAGAAGCGATCGGTCTGGAACAAGATGTTGGAGATGGGCCTTGCTCTTCGATTGGAAACCCGCCTCTCCAAGGACGAGATCCTGCGGCTGCATGCCGCCAACGCGCCGTTCGGAGGGAATGTGGTGGGCCTCGAGGCTGCGTCGTGGCGCTGGTTCGGCAAGGCACCGCACGAGTTGGGCTGGGCCGAATGCGCCACACTTGCCGTTCTGCCCAACGCCCCGTCGCGCATCCATCCGGGGCGCAATCGTGATGCGCTGCGCAGGAAGCGCGACCGCCTGCTGGACCGGTTGCTGGAAGTGCGCGCGATCGATCGCATGGAATGGTCGCTGAGCAAGCAGGAGCCCCTGCCGGAATCGCCTCTGCCCCTGCCCCGATCCGCGCCGCAGTTGCTAGGCACCCTTCAGGCGAACGGCCACCGAGGGAAACGCATCCGGAGCACGATTGATCGCCAGCTGCAGGCGCGCATCACCGAACTCGCTTCACGCTATGCCCCGGTCTTGCGTGCCAACGAGGTTCACCATGCGGCGGTGCTCGTGCTCGATGTGCACTCGGGCGAAGCACTGGCCTACGTCGGCAACCTGCCCGATGCCGAGCAGGGCGGCGAGGTTGACCTGATCCGTGCGCCACGGAGCACCGGCAGCCTGCTCAAGCCATTCCTGCATGCCGCCATGCTGCAGGCTGGCGAGCGCATGCCCGACCAGCTCGTTGCGGACCTGCCCACCAGCATCGATGGCTTCGCTCCGCGCAACTACGATGGCCGGTACACCGGCGCAGTGCCAGCATCGGCCGCGTTGGCGCGATCGCTCAACGTGCCGGCCGTTCGCGCTTTAAGGGAACATGGGGTGGAGCGCGCGCGCCGCATGCTGGTAGCCATGGGCATGCACCGCCTTGATCGCAGCGCAGACCATTATGGTTTGTCGCTGATCGTGGGTGGCGGGGAGAGCAGCTTATGGGAAATGACCGGTGCATATGCTTCCATGGCGCGCGTTCTGATGCTCTATTCCGGATCAGAGCAGTCAATCCTTGGTGCGGTGCATGGGCCCTGCGTCATTCTTGGGGACACCATTCGGAAGGCGACTCCTTCTCCGCTAGGACCTGGCGCCACCCACCACACCTTGGAAGCCCTGCAGCAAGTGAACCGACCTGAATCGGAAAGCGGCTGGCAGCACTTCGCGGCGCAACAGCACATTGCCTGGAAAACGGGCACCAGTTTCGGTCACCGAGACGCTTGGGCTATCGGGGTGAACGATCGCTATGCCGTTGGTGTCTGGACCGGCAATGCAAGTGGCGAGGGCCGTCCGGGCCTCACCGGGACGCTCGCTGCCGCACCCTTGCTCTTCGATGTGTTCGGAGCCCTGCCGCAAGGGGATGGCTTCGAAACGCCTCACGATGCGCTTCAACTCATGGACGTGTGCTCGGAAAGCGGCTACCGCGCCAACGCCGATTGCCCGCACCTTGAGCGCAGGCAGACCTTGCATGAGGCATTGCGCACGATACCGTGTCCGTACCATCATCGCATCCTCGTGAATGAGTCAGGAACCCAGCGTGTTCAGCCGGGCCCTGGTGCGCATAGCATCGCGTGGTTCACGTTGCCGCCTGCCATGGAGTTCTACTACACGCAGCACCACCCCGGTTACCGTCCACTACCGCCAATGGAACCTGGCCTCATGGGCAATATGGGCAGCGACCGATCGATGCAGATGATCTATCCCGAAAACGGTGCTTCACTCTTCATCCCCGTTGAACTGAGCGGCGAATCCGGACGTATCGTCCTTCGCGCAGCGCACCGTTCCCCGGATGCGACGGTTCATTGGGACCTTGATGGCGACTATCGCGGCAGTACGCGCGGTGAGCATCAAATGGCCATCGCTATCGGCGATGGCGAGCATCGCCTTACCCTAACCGACGATCTTGGGGCCCGCCTTGAGACCGCGTTCCGGACTTTTTCAACCCGCCCTTGAGCGCAATGGTGCGGTCCTTGCCCACCCTGTTCAGGCAACCGCGCCATTCCTCACTGCGTTACATTGTCATCCGATCCTTTCCATGCGCATGATCCACGTCCGCACCGCCGTCCTCGCCACGGCGATCCTTTGCACCACCGCCGCCTGGTCACAGCCGCCACCGAGCTCGCAGGATCCCGCCACCATCGGGAAACTGGAATCACTCCTCTACCACATCGACCGCATGTACGTGGACGACGTGGACCGCAAGGTGCTCGTGGATGCCGCCATTGTGCGCATGCTGGAGGAGCTGGATCCGCACTCCATCTACATCCCGAAGGACGAGCTCGAAGAGGTGAATGAGCCACTGAAGGGGAATTTCGAGGGCGTCGGCATCCAGTTCAACATCGTCAAGGACACCATCATGGTGGTGGATGCGATCCCGGGCGGGCCGAGTGAGCGCTTAGGCATCCGTGCAGGCGACCGCATCCTCAGCATCGATGGCGAGAATGCCGCTGGAGCGGGCTTCAAGAACAGCGATGTGATGAAGCGGCTGCGAGGCAAGAAGGGCACGAAGGTGGCCGTGATGATCAACAGGCGCAGCGAACCTGCACCGCTCGAATTCGCGATCACGCGCGATAAGATCCCCATCTACAGCGTGGAGGCCTCGTACATGGCCACGCCGCATGTGGGCTACATCAAGGTGAGCCGTTTCAGCGCCACCACCATGAAGGAATTCCGCGAGAAGCTCGACGAGTTGAAGGCGATGGGCATGGACGACCTCATCCTTGACCTGCAAGGGAATGGCGGTGGATACCTGCGCACGGCGATCGAGATGAGCGACGAGTTCCTCGGCGACCGGAAGCTCATCGTGTACACCCAAGGGCGCACCTCTCCGCGCGAAGAGACCTTCTCCACGAAAGAAGGGCGTTTCGAGAAGGGCAAGCTGGTGGTGCTCGTCGACGAAGGCAGTGCCAGTGCCAGCGAGATCGTGAGCGGCGCCATGCAGGATTGGGACCGCGGCATGATCGTGGGCCGCCGGAGCTTCGGCAAGGGCCTGGTGCAGCGCCCGGTCATGCTGCCGGATGGCAGCGCCGTGCGCCTGACCGTAAGCCGTTACTACACGCCCAGCGGCCGGTGCATCCAGAAACCCTACGAGGATGGCGTTGAAGCGTACCGCAAAGAGAAAGGAGAGCGGTTGGCCAATGGCGAGCTCACTGGCGGCGAAGAGGCCTTGCCTGGCGATACGCTGAAATACTACACCATGAACAAGCGCGTGGTCTTCGGCGGTGGCGGGATCATGCCCGACGTGTTCGTGCCCATCGACACCACCCAGAGCAGCGCCTACTTCGGCCAGCTGGTGCGCAAAGGCGTGCTGAACACCTTCGCCCTTACGTACGTGGACGACAACCGGGAAGAATTGAAGCGCCGTTACAGCAGCGTTGACCAGTTCCGGCAAATGTTCCAGGTGGGCGATGTGATGCTCGATGCCTTGACCGCCTATGCCGTTCAAGAGGGGGTGGCGGAAGATGCCGAGGGCCTGGCGCGGTCGCGTGACCTGATCGCCCTGCGTCTGAAAGCCCTGATGGCGCGCGACCTTTGGGACACCTCGGCCTACTGGCAGGTGATCAACAGCGACAACATGGTCGACCGCAGCTTCCAGAGGGCATTGGAGGTGCTCTCTGACAACAGCTTTCAGCGCCTAGGCATGTCGCGCTGAGCCCAATCCTCAAGGAATCGTTAAGACCCGCGCACCTGGCGGGTCTTCTCCTATTTTCGCCCCCCGAATCACCGAAATCCGCCAACCAGAGCACCATGAAAGACAAGATCCAGATTGCCCTCTTGGGCCTGATCGCAGTAGCACTGGGCGTAATCGCCTGGGGCCAATTGAAAGACAGCGGCTCCGACGCCACTGAGACCAGCGTGGTGGCTGCCGCAAGCAGCACTCCCGCTTCGAGCGAGACCTTCGATCCAGCGGCAGCCAGCGCCGCGCCGGTCGTGGACAACCGTCCGAAGACCACGATGACCTTCGGCAAGTATGAGCATGACTTCGGCAACGTGAAACAGGACAGCAAGAACAAGTACGTCTTCGCCTTCACGAATTCCGGCAAGGAGCCCTTGATCATCGAGAGCGCCACCGGTAGCTGCGGATGCACCGTGCCGAATTACCCCAAGGCGCCCATCCCGCCAGGCGGCACAGGCGAGATTGAAGTGGAGTACAGCCCTGGCAAGCAAGAGAACCAGCAACAGAAGACCGTGAAGGTGGTGGCCAACACGGAGCCCAAGGAGACCGAGTTGCGCATCAAGGCCTTCGTTCAACCCGGCACCGGAGACCCCAATGCCAAAGGCGAAGAACCCCAGACCATCACGATCGGCCAATAACCGCCCATTCCACGCATCAGAGGCCCCGCCAACCAGCGGGGCTTCTTCATTGCAGTCCGGGCTCAGCTTACCCGGCTATCGAGTCAATCGCTGCAGCGAGCCGACGGTCCTTCTCGGTGATCGCGCCGCCAGTGTCGTGCGTGCTCAGGCGGATGCGCACCGTGTTCCACACGTTGGTCCAATCCGGGTGATGGTTGAACTTCTCCGCGACGAGAGCCACACGCGTCATGAACGCAAAGGCCTCGCTGAAGTCCGCGAAGCGGAATTCGCGGCAGAGCTGCCCGCCTTCTTCGGTCCAGGCGCTCATCGGTGAATGGGCAGGTTGATGGTGCGCGGCTCACCGCGCCCCACGAGGTTCATCTCAGCGACCAAGTGACCGGCCCCTGCGAACTTGTCGATCAGGAACAGGATGTAGCGTGCATCAACGCAGATGTTCCGGCATTTGTCCGGGTCGAACTGGATATCGCTCATGGTGCTCTCCCAACTGCGGTCGAAGTTGAGTCCGATGAGCTCTCCGCGCCCATTCAGCACCGGGCTGCCGCTATTGCCGCCTGTGGTGTGCAGCGAGCTGGTGAAGCACACCGGCATGTTGCCATTCGCTCCGTACCGACCGAAATCCTTCGCTCGATTCAGGTCAATGAGGCGCTGAGGCAAATCGAACTCGGCATCCCCGGGAATGTGCTTCTCCACGACCCCATCGAGGGTGGTGTAGTGCAGGTAGGTTACGCCATCGCGCGGCGCGCTGCCCTCCACTTTGCCGTAGCTGAGGCGCAATGTGCTGTTGGCGTCGGGCCAGTAGGTCTTCTCCGGGTGCAATTCCATCATGCCCTTCACATAGGTCCTCATGGCTGCCTCGATCCTATCACTGAGCTGGGTGTGCGCCGGCCTCACCTTTTCCAGGAATGCCTGCTGGAAGCTGCGGGCCAGTTCGTATCCGGGGTCTTTCGCAAGTCTCTTCAGGGCGCCGGGGGTTGGTTTGCGCAGCGCTTTCCTCAGGCGTTCAAGGTCCGTGAAAGCGCTGCGGGCGTACAGGTCATCGACCCATGCATACCACTGGCTCTTGTGCGAAAGGTCCTTTGCGGGCAGCGCATCGGGCAGCAAGTGCGGCGGCATGTGCTGCCGATAAATAGGGAGCAGCGCCTTCATCACGCGCTTATCCACTTCCGGATCGTGCGCGGCGAAATGCGCCTCGGCGGCCTGAAGCAATCTGGCCGCCTCGGCCCCGATCTTCCCATCCTTGCGGAGCGCCTCTTGCTGCTCGATCAAGTCCTTGAAGCCATCGGCGAAACGAAGCAGCTCGGGCCCGTAGTAGACCATCTCCACGAAGAGGTCGCGCGCGGTCGCGAATGCCACGTAGTCGCCATAGGCAGCCTTGAGCGTGACGAGCGCTTGGGCGTACTCGGGCTTCCCCATCTCCTTCGCCTTGGCGTTGTATGCTTCTTCGTAGGCACGCTTCGCATCAAGCGTTCGCAGCTCTTTAAGCCCACGGCGCTGGCCGATCCACTTCTTCCAAGCATTGCTGATGCCCGCCTGCTTGTCGGCGTACATCAACCGAAGACGGTCGCTGCTGGCCATGGCGGCATCGATCACGCCAAGGCTGGCCGAACGCATGGCGATGCGGGCTGGATCCTGTTTCTCTTGCACGTATTCCACGGCGTAGCTGGTGAGGTATCGCTGCGTTTGTCCGGGGAAGCCGAAGATCATGGCGAAGTCGCCCTCCTTGACGCCTTCAAGGCTGATCGGAAGCACATGGCGCGGTGCGAAGGGCACATTGGCATCGCTGGGGTCGGACGGTTTGCCATCGGGGCCTGCATAGATCCGGAAGAGGCTGAAGTCAGCGTTGTGGCGCGGCCACATCCAGTTGTCGGTATCGCCGCCATACTTCCCGATGCTCGATGGCGGCGCTCCCACCAAGCGAACATCGCGGAAGGTCTCGG of Flavobacteriales bacterium contains these proteins:
- a CDS encoding S46 family peptidase: MRASPIPALAASLLFTLSGPFHARSHEGMWLPTLLKSIEGDLQSAGLELSADDIYSINRSSLKDAIVLFGGGCTAEVISGQGLILTNHHCGFSAITDHSTVENDRLKNGFWAATKADELRNPGLTATFVVRMEDVTERIAPMITAAVEGNEQARRDLVAQLSKTIIDEAIAGTHYKAVVRPFNYGNSYYLIVTETFRDVRLVGAPPSSIGKYGGDTDNWMWPRHNADFSLFRIYAGPDGKPSDPSDANVPFAPRHVLPISLEGVKEGDFAMIFGFPGQTQRYLTSYAVEYVQEKQDPARIAMRSASLGVIDAAMASSDRLRLMYADKQAGISNAWKKWIGQRRGLKELRTLDAKRAYEEAYNAKAKEMGKPEYAQALVTLKAAYGDYVAFATARDLFVEMVYYGPELLRFADGFKDLIEQQEALRKDGKIGAEAARLLQAAEAHFAAHDPEVDKRVMKALLPIYRQHMPPHLLPDALPAKDLSHKSQWYAWVDDLYARSAFTDLERLRKALRKPTPGALKRLAKDPGYELARSFQQAFLEKVRPAHTQLSDRIEAAMRTYVKGMMELHPEKTYWPDANSTLRLSYGKVEGSAPRDGVTYLHYTTLDGVVEKHIPGDAEFDLPQRLIDLNRAKDFGRYGANGNMPVCFTSSLHTTGGNSGSPVLNGRGELIGLNFDRSWESTMSDIQFDPDKCRNICVDARYILFLIDKFAGAGHLVAEMNLVGRGEPRTINLPIHR
- the pbpC gene encoding penicillin-binding protein 1C translates to MEPLFGAPTSTLLLDREGALLAASVAGDGQWRMPEPDSIPRRFERCLTEFEDRRFRKHFGIRIPSLLRAAKQNISEGRTVSGGSTITMQVARMALARKKRSVWNKMLEMGLALRLETRLSKDEILRLHAANAPFGGNVVGLEAASWRWFGKAPHELGWAECATLAVLPNAPSRIHPGRNRDALRRKRDRLLDRLLEVRAIDRMEWSLSKQEPLPESPLPLPRSAPQLLGTLQANGHRGKRIRSTIDRQLQARITELASRYAPVLRANEVHHAAVLVLDVHSGEALAYVGNLPDAEQGGEVDLIRAPRSTGSLLKPFLHAAMLQAGERMPDQLVADLPTSIDGFAPRNYDGRYTGAVPASAALARSLNVPAVRALREHGVERARRMLVAMGMHRLDRSADHYGLSLIVGGGESSLWEMTGAYASMARVLMLYSGSEQSILGAVHGPCVILGDTIRKATPSPLGPGATHHTLEALQQVNRPESESGWQHFAAQQHIAWKTGTSFGHRDAWAIGVNDRYAVGVWTGNASGEGRPGLTGTLAAAPLLFDVFGALPQGDGFETPHDALQLMDVCSESGYRANADCPHLERRQTLHEALRTIPCPYHHRILVNESGTQRVQPGPGAHSIAWFTLPPAMEFYYTQHHPGYRPLPPMEPGLMGNMGSDRSMQMIYPENGASLFIPVELSGESGRIVLRAAHRSPDATVHWDLDGDYRGSTRGEHQMAIAIGDGEHRLTLTDDLGARLETAFRTFSTRP
- a CDS encoding S41 family peptidase, which produces MYVDDVDRKVLVDAAIVRMLEELDPHSIYIPKDELEEVNEPLKGNFEGVGIQFNIVKDTIMVVDAIPGGPSERLGIRAGDRILSIDGENAAGAGFKNSDVMKRLRGKKGTKVAVMINRRSEPAPLEFAITRDKIPIYSVEASYMATPHVGYIKVSRFSATTMKEFREKLDELKAMGMDDLILDLQGNGGGYLRTAIEMSDEFLGDRKLIVYTQGRTSPREETFSTKEGRFEKGKLVVLVDEGSASASEIVSGAMQDWDRGMIVGRRSFGKGLVQRPVMLPDGSAVRLTVSRYYTPSGRCIQKPYEDGVEAYRKEKGERLANGELTGGEEALPGDTLKYYTMNKRVVFGGGGIMPDVFVPIDTTQSSAYFGQLVRKGVLNTFALTYVDDNREELKRRYSSVDQFRQMFQVGDVMLDALTAYAVQEGVAEDAEGLARSRDLIALRLKALMARDLWDTSAYWQVINSDNMVDRSFQRALEVLSDNSFQRLGMSR
- a CDS encoding trypsin-like peptidase domain-containing protein is translated as MGHQRAQANSKAKKTIGHRRRLAKRSALTSIRLVVDFPGKGASWIARFNRPPTFALFIPEHMRAPLLINAVLLAIVHTAKAQETTGAVPLSLRMGLALEGVPTAFAEPFDQRAAAAADAVREAENKVPLYGRFVDCAAALHTHGSWTELPGGDRIWRLRVESPGALATELFFESVNLPAGSQLHMLAADGSTWFGGYTSAHVRDGLLSTDRIMGDACVIEYHEPASVRGEGSFDLRSMAHAYRMEGLLSGECQVDVACPEGSTWQDQVRSVMRIRVVDPAGVGFCTGVLMNNSAQDCKNYVLTANHCTMDSNTSNFSSFQFRWNYQQPSCDGSGVVSGFNVVGCTRRADSNDNGGDNGSDFTLVELNSAIPASVNPYYAGWDATNTAPAGGVCIHHPDGDYKKISSFTSTAVSTTWGGPSGTHWRVTWAATASGHGVTEGGSSGSPIFNSAKRVVGTLTGGSSFCDTPTAPDFFGKMSYHFGTGNPNPAAEELKNWLAPEFNVTALNGSNNPCATIGVDERPMPSPEVAPNPSIDIFSVTLPEALNAADLWEARDVTGRLVAAGRIQSERFVIDAAEWGEGAYLLSVLSASQALGGTRIVKQ
- a CDS encoding DUF1573 domain-containing protein — its product is MKDKIQIALLGLIAVALGVIAWGQLKDSGSDATETSVVAAASSTPASSETFDPAAASAAPVVDNRPKTTMTFGKYEHDFGNVKQDSKNKYVFAFTNSGKEPLIIESATGSCGCTVPNYPKAPIPPGGTGEIEVEYSPGKQENQQQKTVKVVANTEPKETELRIKAFVQPGTGDPNAKGEEPQTITIGQ
- a CDS encoding 4a-hydroxytetrahydrobiopterin dehydratase, giving the protein MSAWTEEGGQLCREFRFADFSEAFAFMTRVALVAEKFNHHPDWTNVWNTVRIRLSTHDTGGAITEKDRRLAAAIDSIAG
- a CDS encoding ATP-dependent Clp protease ATP-binding subunit is translated as MDARFTPRVRDIIGYSREEALRLGHNFIGIEHVLLGLLRHNEGNALRILQRLEVDVDELRKAVERGMEPPSATRPKDKESINLLKQVEKMLKITYLEAKLFKSQSIDTEHLLLSILKDEDNLATRTLRKFSVDYETVKHELDVILADGGSTYTGKGNKPTRTSGPRAQGPQSADDDDEESGSFQGGGGQRKQGDSKSKTPVLDNFGRDLTKLAEDGKLDPIVGREKEIERVSQILSRRKKNNPVLIGEPGVGKSAIAEGLALRIIQRKVSRVLFNKRIVALDIASLVAGTKYRGQFEERMKAVMNELENSPDVILFIDEIHTIVGAGGASGSLDASNMFKPALARGEIQCIGATTLDEYRQYIEKDGALERRFQKVLVEPTSVDETIQILNNIKEKYEDHHNVNFTPEAIQACVKLTARYITDRHLPDKAIDAMDESGSRVHISNIVVPKSILDVEQKIEDIKDEKNKVVRSQRYEEAAKLRDRERQLLEELEKAKKAWEEESKTNRTTVTEENVAEVVAMMSGIPVQRIAEKESGKLKRMKEEMQGKVIGQEEAVAKVVKAIQRNRAGLKDPNRPIGSFIFLGPTGVGKTQLAKELARYLFDTDDAMIRIDMSEYMEKFSVSRLIGAPPGYVGYEEGGQLTEKVRRRPYSIVLLDEIEKAHPDVFNLLLQALDDGKMTDSLGRHIDFKNAIIIMTSNIGARDLSDYGKGVGFGTSAKTAGQDEANRGIIEKALRKAFAPEFLNRIDDIIMFNSLKREDIHKIIDIELGHLYKRISELGYDLKLTDEAKDFLAEKGYDEKFGARPLKRAIQKFIEDPMAEEIINQGVEEGDKLSIGLNKEKTDVAIKVTKGKKKIAKGDGDETKELPPSE